In the Arachis hypogaea cultivar Tifrunner chromosome 20, arahy.Tifrunner.gnm2.J5K5, whole genome shotgun sequence genome, GATACTTTTGTTTTAGCCTTCCAGAGGAGACAATGGAAAAGTGTTCTTTTTGCCTCGTTGACTTATGGATTTTTGGTACAGCCACCAGTGTATATTACCCATTGTGTAAATCTTTAATTTATTGGACCAAGGGTGATAACGACAAAATAGCGCATACAAGCCTAACCGGGCCAttcagaaatttaattttttattatcgtTTTTGCTCAAAAAAACTGAGTGTTATATCTACTAACAAATGTTATATGAAACTCTGGCCGAAAATGACATCGACCCTTCAATGACAAAAGCAAGATTTTTAAAGATTATGCTTGCATAAAAAACTATCTGCTTGTGATTGTCGCATTATTTGATCAACATTCTTAAACCTTTCTATTAAACCTCTAAATCAATTATTCTTTGATAATATAACTTGATGTCTATCTCCATTGATAGCTAATTCTGTTTCACTTTCTGTTAAACCTTTTAATTGTTAGTAAACAGTATTTTTATTCCTGGCTCATAAGAAGGCAGGGGACAAATTGTgattaattaaagtaattaattttttgttacattgCAAAAGTTACTATGGTTAGGTTAGATGTGAATATTGATTATAAAAATTGCATTtttataagatttaaaaatttctaTTATGTAATAGATTAAGTAATGAATACGTTACAaatttttttagtacttataaattttggtaaaaaagttttaaaatttatagaATTATTGACAATAATTATGGAAAAAAtgcttataataaaaaatagtaaaacctTATAAAAATGTCTAAATTTAAGCTTTTTATTACAATTTTAGTTGTACTcactacaaaataaattaaaaaaaaattaaaaattatgacattatataaaaataactatagttagattaaatgttaaaaaaaaataattatattgctGTTTGATTGTAAAAGTCACAATGGTTACCTTAAAttgataatatttattataaaaatcactatatttagattaaaataaaaagtagttgaattttttttatatgtataaattaataaacaaaagtgttaacCTAAATCCTAATCATGAATGAAAATGTAATAACCTAATTCTTAGTGAGATTGGAAAACTTTAAACCCAATCCAAGTCTTAACGACaatataaaaccctaaacccttaagcATGTACCATGAACAAAAAatgtatatatttaaattaataaaataaattgttaaccCTGAACCCTAATTATCTAAGATAACCTAAACCTCAATCACAATGTGAAGAATAATTCCCTAAACCAGTTaccatgaaattttttttatctatgtaTGAATTAATCAGATAATGAAATGGCATTTCATGTTACACGAATGtcgtaaaacaaaaaatattcccatttataaagtataaaaaattttattatgtaaTAGGTTCGATAATGAgtacattataaatttttatagtactcataacatcttttaaaatagttttaaaatttatagCATTATTTACAATAATTACAAAAAAACCTACAAAAAAGTTTTTTAACCCGATTTAAAAAAGTTTAACTTAAAATTTGTGTTCCAATTTTAGTTGTATTCGTTTCAAAATgaattacaaaaaattttaaaaatgataataatttgtaaataattttaaaaaaaattaaaaaattgtgaaaattttGTAGGAGatttaagaatttcataaaaatataaaagataggaATGACCATGTGTTTTAAAGATCCGTTAATCATATCACTAACGATCTAGTTCAAAATGAACTATTTGTTAGAAACCAAATATAGTTCTACATAGAGTTTGTCTCCAATTTAAAATTTACTGAGTAGCTTAAATGACGGTGTTATCCTTCCCTTCTAAGTTGCCTTTTTCGATGTACAAGGTTGACTGAGCTCATGTCACGATATCATATTCACAATCACAGTAAGAGAAATATGTGTTTAAGAGTTTTTCTCCTATTGTAAGGCAGATGTAACCTAAGTTTGGCAATGGCATTCTGTCTCTTATGGGAAGACACAATGGCgttcaaacataaaatttttgtttGTATTAGACCTTCATATTTTATTAATAGAATGAAGATTCCCAGCGTTGCAAACATATTGATCATAGTATTTTTCACGTACTGAGTTGAGTTCGGCCAACCATTATGGATGCCTCACCCCAAGCCAAAGCCACCATGGACGTAGACGACTCCCCCAACCCAGATACTGAGTGTCACTTGAACGATGAGGCACATGAAATACCCGATGCAGCCACGTTAACCCAACCTTCCGTGAATGTAAGTGGCCTTTGTCACCTTCATGCCGTGTCCTATGTAAAACCCATGTGTTTATCATTTTTGCATGCCTTGCAGGTTGGAGATCCACTCTACGGTAAGCTAACAGGAAGTCTGAGGGCACTCTCTGTTGCAGTTAAAGCTTTTACCTGTAAATTAGAGGTACATTGTCCTTCTATCGAACTGCAGATTTTTATCATTTTGAGTGCTTAAGGTaatgatattatttttatgtCAAAGACGAGGATACTGACTTAAAATTTTTCTTCGCCGAACCCACTTCCAGTCATGTGAACTCTCTGCAAAACATAGTGATCAGAGGTTGGAGTTGATATCCTCTAGTGTGCTTCGTATTGAGCAGAACACGTTAAAAATAATATCCCAACAAGTCCAACAAGAGAAACCTGTTGCGGGAATGACAAAGAAGTCTAGGATGGAAAGGGACATGTCGGATGTGACTCAAAACCTTGCGGCGAGGACGACTCCAAAGAAGAACGATCATCACAATGGTAGGAGCAACCTCTTCGACGACTTCAACACTACCATCCATATGCCGATAGAAATAACAAAGGATGATGATGAATGGCTCATTCGTGGAACTGCCGGACGACCTGCCACTGCACATTGGAAGCCAGCGAAGGCCTCCTATCGCAAAGTGAATAACAAGGTACAGTGATATGGTTTAGGGTTCTACCATTCaaagaaaaagatatatatagGTTTATAGAAAAAGATATAGTTAAATGAAGCTATTTTTAAAAAGCAAGAAAACGTATTAGTCACTTTGAAGTTGTTAATATTTATTATTCTCAGTGTCAATGGCTACGTCCAGTAAATTTCATTTTATCgtttttattaatttgattttccaTACAGATTAGTTAGGTTTGTAGAaagtaatgttttttttttgtttcggtCAGTAAGGAACAGTTACTTTATTTGCAAATCATGCGTTGTTGAAATTGTTTATTTTATTGGGCCAACAAAAAATTTGTTTCTGGGTCCACTGAGGGGTGCTCATGGGTTGCTTCATTGTGTAGTGTAAAGGGGAGCAGCAGACTCTAATTTCCTCCAAAGGACCCCATTTCACTCCAGGTGGGGCTTTCAATGGAGGAATTACAGGATCTCACAGCACTAGAGAACCTTTGCTTGGCCGCCCAGCCATGCTATTCAGCAATTCCACTGGACTAGGGTTATCTACGATTGGGGGAAAAGTTATTGAGGGCACACCGACCAACATGGCAACACCGAGAGCTACCTCCTTTAGCGAAATGCATGCTTTCAACTCTCATCGGATTCCCGGTAGCGAGCCAATTGGAACTAAGCCAATGGAAACATCCACAGTCAAGCTTTTTGGTAGCCCAATGAACATGTCCCCTCCTCATCACAACAAAATGAATCAGCCTATGTAGAGCAAGGCACAGACGTTGCTGAAGCCAACAGACACGGTGCTGTCAGAGTTGCAGATCTCAGTCGCGACATACGCATTCAATCCGCAAGGAGAAGCCATGTGAGCCATTTTTTTGCCCATGCATTATTAATTTAAGCAATTTCTACTTGCAAGACCAAGTAGTTAACTTTCACTCTCTCATATGGCATGTTCGGGTTATTAAAATTGCATGGCTGAAACTCCCAGGGAGGACTTGGTCAAGTTCGAGGATTGCGTCCTCAAGAGACACCACATCACGACACTGCGCCCAGGTCAGATTCCGGATGACAAAATATTTGTGGGATTTGCAATGAAAGTTACCTTATCCAACCAACTCTAAGATGCACCAACGTTTTGGTGTCTACCTCTGTCTTTTGCGGTATGCTTCAATGTGTTGTGACTGCATTTTACTTTCTAGTAATAATTGCGGGGCAATCTTTGCCTAGTAATATATTCTAACTACAAACGTAGTATGTCTTTTTTAACCTACTATTATGATCGTCGATTTCAAGGCTGACATTCAAGAGGGCAAGGACACGCACCAACTCTTACAGAAATATAAGGACCCATGGATGAAGGGATCATCAACTTTGAATTATGTGAGTTACATCACGTCTAATGTCATCATCTAGTTTAAGTCATTTTTGAAAGTATGACTTGTTTTTTGTTATTCGCAGGCGTATATCCCCTTGAGGGAGCCAACAAGACACTGGTATCTGATGGTAATTGGATTCAGAGAGCGCATTCTATACCATTTGGATGCTTCAATGACCGAAGAAGAGAGCATTAGAAGAAAAGCCGTCATTCGATTTGTGGTAATGACtcttttgattaaattagttgatACTGATTTAATTCACACTTGTACTAAAGAATGCTTCTACTACAAACAGGGGAATGAGGTCTCTTGTATAATTGCGGCACCACACTTTCCACTTGAATTCTTGAAGACTGCTGGAGGAGTTATATGCTTTGGGATATCAGATGCTAGCGGATTACCATCATTTCAAACTCGGTATCTTTTTAAACATTTCAGGCTTGTCAATTTATTTGCTGGAACGCTTTTTTTGAAACCTAGTTAAATATTTTGAGCTAAAATGTTGTTACCTTATTGGAATAAACAGTGCAGCCTCTGAGATTTGGGTACTGAATTGGATGGCAATGGGAGGTGCTTTCCAGCACAATCTTCATCCCCAGGTATAAGACGTGACCTTTTGACAGAAACACCACACAATGTTGCTATTATGGTAAATTAATATATGTTCATGTTTATCTTTAGATGAATGACAGCATGGTCAGAATGCATACTGTGCTAGGCCTCTTGATGTCTCCTTTTAATGAGAGTACGGAATGGATGAAGAAGAATGAATCAACAGTTTGAGTTTATGCAACTGGAAGGCTTAATGCGAGTATTATTGTATGTTAAGTAGTATCGTCATTCTTTATTTGGCTTTGAAGACTATGTTTGTTGTCATCGTTTTGTTGAATTTGGAGGCTATGTTTATAGCTATTTACAACCAGTATGAATCGTATGTTAAGTACTCTATAGTCGTTTATCCCTATGAATTATGATGCATTAAGTCAATTGTCAGCTACATAGGTTTAACTCATttttgataataatattatcatcatcatcatcatcatcatcatcatcatcatcattattattattattattattattagcagtGAAGATCCTTCACCATATAAGGAAAATTAAATAACCCTTGACACCACACTATACCCTAATTGTATCCATTAACATTAATAGGAGTAAGATACTAGTTTAGGATCAAATTAATCTACATGAGTTCAACATATACAATTTTATTCAGTATGACAGCAGCTCATCTTGCATTCACATACTTCACAAGAATTCTACCTAGTAAATGGAAATAATCATAAAAGCCTAAGAAGTAAAGAATTCGAATGCTGATTTTGCAGAACGGCATTCTTATTGCAATCGTTAATTGTTGCCAATTTAGCTGCATCTAATTGAAGATTTTCAAGGCTTCTAAAATCTTTTGAAGTTTGAAAATCTCCATTTGCTTAGACTCTTCATTCAAAGCCTGCATATGAGTGTAGAATAAAATCATGATAATTTGGATACATGAAACCttgaattcaaataataaaaaaaagattacaAACCAGAGAAAAGGACGAAAAAAATGGGGATAACACAATTTGGAATGTTGTCAACAGGTAGATATGCCACATAATTAAATGATAGGAGGTTAACTACAAATTTTCACATAACAGAGTAATCATGCATGTAAACAAAGAGGGGTAGGTAACCGGAAATAGTGCACGAAATGACCTCCAGTCACAATTTCTAGGTAAAATCGTAGAACCCCCAAAAACCAAATATATCAGCCTTTTTAACTGCACTAATAAAGGAAATCACTTGGATACGTCTCTGAAGCTCTCCTTTAGCTTGTTTACGCTGCCTAAGGCATTGTATTGCCACAATTGAAGCTTGACGTTGTCGGAAAGTTGAGCTAACCTTGGCCATCCTCCAATATGCCTGTGATATTGAAGTTAAGTGTTCAATAAAATAATACGGCAGATACCATCATGCCTGAGTAACAACTACACACATACGGTGTATTTCTGAATAGAGATAGTTGCAGCGGTCTACCTCTTTGCAAAGTAAAACTTTCGTGCAATGAGATTAAAATCAGCATAAGTTCAGAATCAGTTAACTAACACAAACCGTTTTCCATTCAGTCTCCACACTATCATATCAAAAGTTCAGAAATAGCAGGACACATGCACACATAATCAGGGATATCAAAATGGTAGAAGGATGAAAATAAATATAGCAGATGCACATATGGTCACACCACAAACCATCAGGtgcaaccaacaaaaaaaaaggaaaaacaacacATAACAAGCACCATCTTCACAAATATGGATTCAGTTTGTAGGGATGAAGTCGGTTCCCAGCTTAGGTTCCTCGATAGATTGGTCAGTGTAGTCTTCTTCGATAGCATGGTCAGCGCCATGAGGCCTAAGTTGCATGATAGGCGATTATGGCCCACCTGTCGATAAAGTCCACACCATTTAAGGCCTCTTAGTGGGGGATAGTTCAACGACCCCTTTCTATGTCGCCTAGTACGACAGACCATTTGTGGATCCCTCACACATCCTTCAAGAGTGGTGGACTCTACATTCTGCATTGTGGCCGACTCAGGTGACTCTCTTAGCTGCTTTAGACAAATGATTTCGTTCTTGATCTTGCCAGTGACATCTACAAATTGTTCAACTTTCTTACAAGCAAGCACACACATCTCTCTACATAGATCGTTCAACATCCGATTTCAACAAGTCACCATGGAATCCCAACAAAAGGGTCCCTTATCCATGAATGCCCTCACTCTAGACCTAGCATTCTTTGACCACCTTGCCAAGAAGAGACTGTTTGGAATTTCGGTGAAGTCTAAATGTACAAGTACTGCAACGACATGATCACAAGGTATACCGAGAGATTCCATCCTCATGTAAGAGCACTTAAAAATAGAAGAACTAGGGTAGTGAGATACCTGCCACTCCTTCCATGAATTGCCCCACCGTGAAAGGGTATAAATCTCACATGTTGGTGTGAGTGTGCATGATCGGACCTTCAAACTGCACGCCTTTGTCAACATCGGCCGGAATAGGAAGAATATTTCTCTTGTGAGTATATTTGCAGTTGATCTCTCTAGTGCATGGAGTGGACTTTGTAGTACCAGATCGCCTACCATAGATTCCAGGTCAGTTTGGCATTCCCTCGACCTCATTTGTGATATACAACGAAAAAATTGCTCAACGAAATCTCTCAAATTGTGCCGCGAGTGAACAAATTTTCCAAGAATTGAATGCAGCCCCTCACATCTAGATGTCGTCCTGAAACCCCCAAAAAAATGCCCACGAATGTGTGCTGTAGCCCACATTTTCCTCCTAGCATAAAGGTCACACACCCATTGATTATCCTCGAGGCCAAGTTTTGAAACCATCATCTCCCACCggttttggaactctgatatcTCATAATCGAAAAACATGCATCTTTTAAACTCAGACGTGAAGGTTGGGTTCCCAAGGTTGGCTGTTGCATTCCTAATTAAGTGCCATGCACAGAGCCGGTGGTAGGCACCAGGAAACACTGATTCAATGGCCTTCTTCATGGCTCCGTGACCATCCGTGATAACACATTGAGGAGCTTTTCCATTCATACACTCCAAGAATTGTTGTAGTAACCAGGTATAAGTATCCTCATTCTCATTTGAGATAAGAGCAGCGACAAACACAATGGTTTGATTATGATGATTTACACCAGAAAACACAACTAGAGGacacatatatttatttttccGATATGTCGCATAAAACTCCAACACATCTCCAAAGATATGATAATCCAATTGACTACACTTGTCAGACCAAAAAAAAACGCACCAAACGACCCTCATTGTCAGCCAAGTATCGAACAAACATTCCAGAATCGTCTTTAGCCGTTGATTGTAAGAACTTTAAGCAAGCCATGGCATCCCCGCCTAAGAGCCTTCGTTGCTTGTCTATTTGGTTATACATGTCTCTCTTTAAAAATGGAACATTATGGAAGCTCCCTGCTGTGTTGACAAAGGATGCATAAATCTGAGGAGTCTTTATCCCGACTTTCAACATCATGTTCATTTGGTCGATTGCACCGGCATTCATCTTCCTGTGTCCCGAAAGCATGAAGGTCAATTCATTAGCAAGCATCTCATGGTTATGAACTTCTTGGAAATATGTTACGATCCATCTCCCAGTATCTATGTGGACATGAACACGCATCTCAGCCTGGCATCCACATCTAGTCTCTGATTTTGGCTCACGTTTACGTTGACTGCTCTCGTCATAGGATTTTAACTCTCTAAATCCCTGTCTAAAGCAGACAAATGACTGTTGTGTGACATCACCGTTAACATTGCGCCTCAACTTGCTCCTCCTTGCAGAAAACTCGTTCATTTTGGCATAAAAATTGTAGAAAGAGAAGGCGACATTAAGATCTGGGAAATATAGCAGCTTAATCTCACCACCGTTAATGACTTCAAGTTAAGACTACCAAGGTCAGCAATACGATCAATTGACCTGCCATCCCAGTTCTCATAGAAGTTATCATCAAAGAAATCGTCAGCTTCAAAATCCACATTCTTGCCTTCATCGCTTACAGGTTCTTCAGCATCACAAAAGTAACTTCCATCATCACAAAACTCATTTTCATGGTCAGGTAAATAACTTGGCAGGGCTTCACCCTCAAGAGAGACGTCATTATGGTTAAAGTAGGCTTCCTCCCCTGCTTGggcctacaaaaaaaaaataaacacactAAATCTACGTCAAATCTCCTAAATCTTTCCTGGACTTAAATGATTTACCGcatacaaatttttaataaatttacccttgtttaattttgtgcacatcaattttttatttctcaTGAAAAAACCGTGACAGGAATAGATCCAAGGCCGTGTTGCTTTAAAAATCTATGAATCATGAATGATGatttatgcattcaataaataATGGTGTATTGCACTTCACCCCCCCCCCCAACGCAATAGCAAACACAGACAGAACGGCATTGAAATTGAATATCATGTTATTTGCTTCACTTTATTACTAATTTTCGCTAAAATCTTATAATCTTACCATCACAACAATTAATGGAGCCTGCAGAGGGCAATCAATACTGGAatacaatttttatcaaatttgtaaGCTTCATTGTTGTAGATCTACATTGGAAATAATCAAAATATTAGGTGTACAATTGTATGAATCAATAATAGGGGTGAGGGAAAATACaagcaagaagaagaagtggcCTCACGGTTCATGTCATTATCAATGTCGGCAAGGCACAAACAAAAATTCGAATtcactcttgttcttcttcttcttctgttgtAATAAGATCTGCCATAATCACAAAACCACAAGTGTCAtagtataataaattaataatcttCCAAGagctacaaagaaaagaaaaataaggaatttTAAGACAGGATTAACAATCTTCCATTGggttttaaaatatattcttagtATCTAACAAAAGTTGCTCCAGCAGGATTGAAATGCAACTCCAATTCTCCAAACGAATTATGTTCCAAACTCAATACTAAAAATTGAAATATGCACTTAACTGTTTATTAATTTCACATTTCAAGATATGTCCCTATAAAATGGACTATTTTTTTGTAGTTAAAATCTTATAAGCGAGATGCTTATCttttaatactaattttttttcacatGCATGCTATAATGATATAGTCACCAACCATGTAATTTTATCTGGCATCTTTGAAATTCTACCTCGGATGATAAGACAAGCCATGTGAATTCTTTAGCCCTACAACTTTGATCCTCTATCTTTTTTTAGTACATTTATAATGCAATGCATTTCGATTCTAAGTTAATAGTTAACACACTACAAAGTCAAACAACTCTGTTCTAAGAAAAACATATATATTCATACTACTTTGTAATACAttgttaaataaatatttattatgatataaatgaaaaatttttattaaaataatctaataatCTTACCATCACAACAATTAATGGAGCCTGCGGAGGGCAATCAACACTGGAatacaatttttatcaaatttgtaaGCTTCATTGTGGGTAGATCTACATTGGAAATAATCGAAATATTAGGTGTA is a window encoding:
- the LOC112786630 gene encoding uncharacterized protein → MKGSSTLNYAYIPLREPTRHWYLMVIGFRERILYHLDASMTEEESIRRKAVIRFVGNEVSCIIAAPHFPLEFLKTAGGVICFGISDASGLPSFQTRAASEIWVLNWMAMGGAFQHNLHPQMNDSMVRMHTVLGLLMSPFNESTEWMKKNESTV
- the LOC112783736 gene encoding protein FAR1-RELATED SEQUENCE 5 isoform X2 → MRVVWCVFFWSDKCSQLDYHIFGDVLEFYATYRKNKYMCPLVVFSGVNHHNQTIVFVAALISNENEDTYTWLLQQFLECMNGKAPQCVITDGHGAMKKAIESVFPGAYHRLCAWHLIRNATANLGNPTFTSEFKRCMFFDYEISEFQNRWEMMVSKLGLEDNQWVCDLYARRKMWATAHIRGHFFGGFRTTSRCEGLHSILGKFVHSRHNLRDFVEQFFRCISQMRSRECQTDLESMVGDLVLQSPLHALERSTANILTREIFFLFRPMLTKACSLKVRSCTLTPTCEIYTLSRWGNSWKEWQAYWRMAKVSSTFRQRQASIVAIQCLRQRKQAKGELQRRIQVISFISAVKKADIFGFWGFYDFT
- the LOC112783736 gene encoding protein FAR1-RELATED SEQUENCE 5 isoform X1 → MRVVWCVFFWSDKCSQLDYHIFGDVLEFYATYRKNKYMCPLVVFSGVNHHNQTIVFVAALISNENEDTYTWLLQQFLECMNGKAPQCVITDGHGAMKKAIESVFPGAYHRLCAWHLIRNATANLGNPTFTSEFKRCMFFDYEISEFQNRWEMMVSKLGLEDNQWVCDLYARRKMWATAHIRGHFFGGFRTTSRCEGLHSILGKFVHSRHNLRDFVEQFFRCISQMRSRECQTDLESMVGDLVLQSPLHALERSTANILTREIFFLFRPMLTKACSLKVRSCTLTPTCEIYTLSRWGNSWKEWQVSHYPSSSIFKCSYMRMESLGIPCDHVVAVLVHLDFTEIPNSLFLARWSKNARSRVRAFMDKGPFCWDSMVTC